The Blastococcus sp. HT6-4 genome window below encodes:
- the coaA gene encoding type I pantothenate kinase has product MGGVTAGTRGSISPYAAFDRESWRALAAGQSLPLDAAELDTLASLGDRIDLDEVATVYLPLARLLDLHVAASRRLWAAQSEFLGDTTAKVPFVVAVAGSVAVGKSTTARLLQTLLAASPGAPRVDLVTTDGFLLPNAVLEERGLLGRKGFPESYDRRALLRFLADVKSGREEVFAPVYDHRSYDIVPGQVQAVDRPDILVLEGLNVLQAGRRSDGSAPDVFLSDFFDFSVYVDAAEADIQRWYVERFLALRRTAFADSTAYFHRFAALTDEQARETALGIWAAVNGPNLRHNIAPTRSRARLVLQKSADHSVRRVLLRKL; this is encoded by the coding sequence ATGGGCGGCGTGACGGCTGGGACGCGTGGCTCCATCTCGCCCTACGCGGCGTTCGACCGGGAATCCTGGCGGGCGCTCGCGGCGGGGCAGAGCCTCCCCCTGGACGCCGCCGAGCTGGACACGCTGGCCTCCCTCGGTGACCGGATCGACCTGGACGAGGTCGCGACGGTCTACCTCCCGCTGGCCCGCCTGCTGGACCTGCACGTGGCCGCCAGCCGCCGGCTGTGGGCGGCGCAGAGCGAGTTCCTGGGCGACACCACCGCCAAGGTGCCGTTCGTCGTCGCCGTCGCCGGAAGCGTCGCCGTCGGCAAGAGCACCACCGCCCGGCTGCTGCAGACCCTGCTGGCGGCCTCCCCCGGCGCCCCGCGCGTCGACCTCGTGACCACCGACGGCTTCCTGCTCCCCAACGCGGTGCTGGAGGAACGCGGGCTGCTCGGCCGCAAGGGCTTCCCGGAGAGCTACGACCGCCGGGCGCTGCTGCGGTTCCTGGCCGACGTGAAGTCCGGCCGCGAGGAGGTCTTCGCCCCCGTCTACGACCACCGGTCCTACGACATCGTGCCGGGGCAGGTGCAGGCGGTGGACCGGCCGGACATCCTCGTGCTCGAGGGGCTGAACGTGCTGCAGGCCGGGCGGCGCAGCGACGGCTCGGCCCCGGACGTCTTCCTGTCGGACTTCTTCGACTTCTCGGTGTACGTCGATGCCGCGGAGGCCGACATCCAGCGCTGGTACGTCGAGCGCTTCCTGGCCCTGCGGCGGACGGCGTTCGCGGACAGCACCGCCTACTTCCACCGCTTCGCCGCCCTCACCGACGAGCAGGCACGGGAGACGGCGCTGGGCATCTGGGCGGCGGTGAACGGGCCGAATCTCCGGCACAACATCGCCCCCACCCGTTCACGCGCCCGGCTGGTGCTGCAGAAGTCCGCCGACCACTCCGTCCGCCGGGTCCTCCTCCGCAAGCTCTGA
- a CDS encoding DUF5999 family protein, with product MCTHRTPCPDAAGEARDLAAVVRSHPEQGWRLLCNGVVLFDDDGELLPDGRACADHHVWLAPELVSA from the coding sequence ATGTGCACCCACCGCACCCCCTGCCCCGACGCCGCCGGCGAGGCCCGTGACCTTGCCGCCGTAGTGCGCAGCCACCCCGAGCAGGGGTGGCGGCTGCTCTGCAACGGCGTGGTCCTCTTCGACGACGACGGCGAGCTGCTCCCCGACGGCCGGGCCTGCGCCGACCACCACGTCTGGCTCGCCCCGGAGCTGGTCAGCGCCTGA